One Anas platyrhynchos isolate ZD024472 breed Pekin duck chromosome 2, IASCAAS_PekinDuck_T2T, whole genome shotgun sequence DNA segment encodes these proteins:
- the LOC119715326 gene encoding uncharacterized protein — protein MTWHEVLNTLCGIKTERQLAMAAAQAFSVPSGTDRPPSTKPETSGTQLTRFLSSAPAPTLVQGMTSPINQSVAEITEGLLEQSANGKWGLPSPPPVLENLDKAVLPASVPLPGSNKSTRDASPMRGAAAACENRPSLKELMGTVQRKEDLINRLQTQLAKQKQLRTEEVKIVQEKAAKIKEWVTFKLRELELENYHLKNCHQRLTEQIEALQFTLQGMTSISPFKSLWSCDFLKSRAPQASLPEKIDQKSMLLAPGFRQLCQTRPTKHVFSTTSIVLANETFTEDGEDKSLLSQNTLKLMSDPSSWNLSAEKDIFSTISSEHRLGCSDPSRCSGPSS, from the coding sequence ATGACCTGGCATGAGGTGCTTAACACGCTGTGCGGTATAAAAACCGAACGGCAGTTGGCTATGGCGGCGGCGCAAGCTTTCTCAGTACCGTCGGGGACTGACAGACCGCCGAGTACGAAACCTGAGACCTCAGGAACGCAGCTGACACGATTTTTATCGTCGGCTCCTGCACCCACCCTGGTTCAGGGTATGACCTCTCCAATAAATCAATCAGTGGCGGAAATAACTGAGGGACTATTGGAGCAGAGTGCTAATGGCAAGTGGGGgctgccctccccaccccccgtGCTGGAAAATCTTGAtaaagctgtgctgccagcatctGTGCCGCTGCCAGGCAGCAATAAATCCACTCGGGATGCTTCACCAATgagaggtgcagcagcagcttgcgaAAATCGACCTTCACTGAAGGAGCTGATGGGTACAGTGCAAAGAAAAGAAGACCTGATTAATAGACTGCAGACTCAGctagcaaaacagaaacagctgaGGACTGAGGAAGTCAAAATTGTTCAAGAGAAAGCTGCCAAGATCAAAGAGTGGGTAACATTTAAGCTGAGAGAGCTTGAGCTAGAAAACTACCACCTGAAAAACTGTCATCAGAGGCTGACGGAGCAAATTGAAGCCCTTCAGTTTACACTGCAAGGTATGACCAGCATTTCTCCCTTTAAATCTCTTTGGAGCTGTGATTTTCTGAAGTCCAGAGCACCACAGGCTTCTTTACCTGAGAAGATAGACCAGAAATCTATGCTTCTTGCACCTGGTTTCAGGCAGCTATGTCAAACAAGACCTACCAAACATGTCTTCTCTACAACAAGCATCGTCCTTGCCAATGAAACCTTCACTGAGGATGGAGAGGACAAATCTCTGCTTTCTCAGAACACACTGAAGCTCATGTCTGACCCATCAAGCTGGAATctctctgcagagaaagacatATTTTCAACCATAAGCTCTGAACACAGGTTAGGGTGCTCTGATCCCTCCAGGTGCTCTGGACCCTCCAGCTGA